The region TCAATAACACAGCCATGGCCATACTGACTAATTCAGCCCACGAAAACACCAAAGACATCGGATTGGAAAAAAAGAGCGATATTAGCACAAGTACTGGTACAACGAACATCGCAATTTGCAAGGTTGATCCTACCGCAATTTCCATCGCCACATCCATTTTATCTTTATATGCCATAATAACTGCCGATGCGTGTTCCGCTGCATTACCGACAATGGCAACAATAATGACCCCAATAAACAGTTCTGACCAGCCAAATGTTTCACCGACTAAATGAAACGTATCGACGAGTTTTTCCGAAACATAGGCAACTGCGATCGTTGATAGGGCTAACACAATAACCGACTTGCCTTTACCCCATTCCGGTTCTTCCTCCGCTTGATTTTCCGCTTTTTCCTTTTTACTTGCATATACCCCGCGATGCGTGACCAATTTAAATACTAATGTTGCAGCGTACAAAATGATTAAAATGATGGAGATCCCGATACTAAAAATCATCGTATGACGGTCATTCATCCCATATGAAAACACTTCCGGAATCACAAAGGCAACAAGTACGGCAAAAATCAATAGTCCCGCATTATGTTGCGCATGATATATATTGAACTTCTGACGTTTATACCTTAATCCGCCAACAAAAAAAGACAAGCCAGCAACAAACAATAAATTTCCCAGCACCGAGCCAGTTAATGAAGCCAATACAATCCCGACAAGCCCAGCCTTCAGGGAAAAAATTGAAATAATCAACTCAACCGCATTCCCAAACGTTGCATTCAATAGCCCGCCAATTCTTGAACCCATTACTATTGTCAGGCTATCGGTTGCCCGGCCAATAAAACCTGCCAAAGCAATAATGGTTAAACAATAAACAACAAACATAAATATGGTGGGCCAATCAAGCATTGAACCAATAACAGAAACTGGTAAGCCAATGACCACCATAACGATGAAAATAATATTCACCATCCGGGAATCCCCCTTTAAATCCTCGTTAGAAATAGATTGCCCAGTGAAAGAGATATTATTTGTAAATTGCATGATGCAGAAAAAACAGCACATAATAAACGTGTTCCGCTGAATATCAATTGATCAATAAAGGTCAAAATGCAATCAATTCACATATGT is a window of Lentibacillus daqui DNA encoding:
- the cax gene encoding calcium/proton exchanger, yielding MVNIIFIVMVVIGLPVSVIGSMLDWPTIFMFVVYCLTIIALAGFIGRATDSLTIVMGSRIGGLLNATFGNAVELIISIFSLKAGLVGIVLASLTGSVLGNLLFVAGLSFFVGGLRYKRQKFNIYHAQHNAGLLIFAVLVAFVIPEVFSYGMNDRHTMIFSIGISIILIILYAATLVFKLVTHRGVYASKKEKAENQAEEEPEWGKGKSVIVLALSTIAVAYVSEKLVDTFHLVGETFGWSELFIGVIIVAIVGNAAEHASAVIMAYKDKMDVAMEIAVGSTLQIAMFVVPVLVLISLFFSNPMSLVFSWAELVSMAMAVLLMAMISVDGDSNWFDGMVLLAAYVIMGVGFYFL